A genomic region of Mesorhizobium sp. NZP2077 contains the following coding sequences:
- a CDS encoding ABC transporter substrate-binding protein, translated as MKIIAKLLCGAAFAAVAIAPASAKDLNKVGISVGLLGNPFFVATIKGIEDAAKKINPKVEVTSVSADYDLNKQVSQVDSFIAAGVDVIMLNAVDAKAIAPAVKKAQAAGIIVAAFDVSAPGADVTVMTNNVKAGEEACQYLVDHTGGKGDYVILNGPASSSILERVKGCKNVLAQHPDIKILSDDQNAEGSRDGGLKVFQSLLTRFDKIDAVFAINDPTAIGAQLAAKQLNRSEFIFTAVDGAPDIEKELSSGKSMIKASASQDPYVMAGQSLTMAAELLAGKKPAEPIVLLDPKLITAENLKDYKGWTAAR; from the coding sequence ATGAAGATCATAGCCAAATTGCTCTGCGGCGCCGCATTCGCGGCCGTCGCCATCGCGCCGGCATCGGCCAAGGACCTCAACAAGGTCGGCATCTCGGTCGGCCTGCTCGGCAACCCTTTCTTCGTCGCCACGATCAAGGGCATCGAGGACGCGGCCAAGAAGATCAATCCGAAGGTCGAGGTGACGTCGGTGTCGGCCGACTACGACCTCAACAAGCAGGTCTCGCAGGTCGATTCCTTTATTGCCGCCGGCGTCGACGTGATCATGCTCAACGCCGTCGATGCCAAGGCGATCGCGCCGGCGGTGAAGAAGGCGCAGGCTGCCGGCATCATCGTTGCCGCCTTCGACGTTTCGGCGCCGGGCGCCGACGTCACCGTGATGACCAACAACGTCAAGGCCGGCGAAGAGGCCTGCCAGTACCTGGTCGACCACACCGGCGGCAAGGGCGATTACGTCATTCTCAACGGTCCGGCCTCGTCGTCGATCCTGGAGCGGGTCAAGGGCTGCAAGAATGTGCTTGCGCAGCATCCCGACATCAAGATCCTGTCCGACGACCAGAACGCCGAAGGCTCGCGCGACGGCGGCCTGAAAGTGTTCCAGTCGCTGCTCACCCGCTTCGACAAGATCGACGCGGTGTTCGCCATCAATGATCCGACGGCGATCGGCGCCCAGCTCGCCGCCAAGCAGCTCAACCGCTCCGAGTTCATCTTTACCGCGGTCGACGGCGCGCCCGATATCGAAAAGGAGCTTTCTTCCGGCAAGTCGATGATCAAGGCCTCGGCCTCGCAGGACCCCTACGTGATGGCCGGCCAGTCGCTGACGATGGCCGCTGAATTGCTGGCCGGCAAGAAGCCGGCGGAACCGATCGTGCTGCTCGATCCCAAGCTGATCACCGCCGAGAACCTGAAGGACTACAAGGGCTGGACCGCGGCCCGCTGA
- a CDS encoding FGGY-family carbohydrate kinase: MKVAVLDFGKTNSKLFVFGEDGRILDERRTQPKWTRQDGFSVLDEAALHDWALGAVTDAVESHGVEGVMVSGHGCTFALVDDAALTHPILDYEQEPPAEIATRIDRRIPDFAETFSPRLPLGFNYGRHMLWLQAVDPGAFAAAKSILGYPQYWSWRLGGRPVSEVSYLGCHSHLWAPRKRDFSSLVDAEGWRGQMPAFARAGAVIGERRLGDASRPIAIHNGVHDSNAALYAYRRQELGPLTVVSTGTWVIVLNPACPLEALDRDRDMLVNVDVDGRSVPTIRFMGGREFATISGGWQGAIPHGSIQQAIDAGLMALPSFAPGGPISGHRGEIIGGTPGAEQRAAVALLYVALMVDLCLDLIHSQNTIIVDGGLNTGGLLAGLLAQLRPGQAFLQGATLEGSATGAAALAFESVGRDFAAEAPEPVHATRFTGLTGYRDGWRDLVAGHGSVAKTAGGAR, encoded by the coding sequence GTGAAAGTGGCGGTGCTCGATTTCGGCAAGACCAATTCGAAGCTGTTCGTCTTCGGTGAGGACGGACGCATCCTCGACGAGCGCCGGACCCAGCCCAAATGGACGCGCCAGGACGGCTTCAGCGTGCTCGACGAGGCCGCTCTCCATGACTGGGCGCTGGGTGCCGTCACGGACGCGGTCGAAAGCCATGGCGTCGAAGGGGTGATGGTGTCGGGCCATGGCTGCACCTTTGCTCTCGTGGACGACGCGGCGCTGACGCATCCGATCCTCGACTACGAGCAGGAGCCGCCGGCCGAAATCGCCACGCGGATCGATCGCCGCATTCCGGATTTTGCCGAGACGTTCTCGCCCCGCCTGCCGCTTGGGTTCAACTATGGCCGCCACATGCTGTGGCTGCAGGCGGTCGATCCCGGCGCGTTCGCTGCGGCGAAATCGATCCTCGGCTATCCCCAATACTGGAGCTGGCGCCTCGGTGGCCGACCGGTCAGCGAAGTGTCCTATCTCGGCTGCCATTCGCATTTGTGGGCGCCGCGCAAACGGGATTTTTCGTCGTTGGTCGATGCCGAGGGGTGGCGCGGCCAGATGCCGGCCTTCGCGCGCGCCGGCGCGGTCATCGGCGAGCGGCGTCTTGGTGACGCGTCACGGCCAATCGCCATACACAATGGCGTCCACGATTCGAATGCGGCGCTCTATGCCTATCGCCGGCAAGAGCTTGGCCCGCTGACCGTGGTGTCGACCGGCACCTGGGTCATCGTGCTCAATCCCGCCTGCCCGCTGGAAGCGCTCGACCGTGACCGCGACATGCTGGTCAATGTCGATGTCGACGGCCGCTCGGTGCCGACCATCCGTTTCATGGGTGGCCGCGAATTCGCCACCATAAGCGGCGGCTGGCAAGGCGCGATCCCGCATGGCTCGATACAGCAGGCGATCGACGCCGGCCTCATGGCGTTGCCGAGCTTCGCGCCCGGCGGGCCGATATCGGGCCATCGTGGCGAAATCATCGGCGGTACGCCCGGCGCCGAGCAACGCGCTGCGGTGGCGCTGCTTTATGTGGCGCTTATGGTCGACCTCTGCCTCGACCTCATCCATTCGCAAAACACCATCATCGTCGATGGCGGGCTGAACACGGGCGGTCTGCTGGCCGGTCTGCTGGCGCAGTTGCGTCCCGGCCAGGCTTTTCTGCAGGGCGCCACGCTGGAAGGCAGCGCCACGGGTGCGGCGGCGCTCGCCTTCGAAAGCGTCGGCCGCGATTTCGCCGCCGAGGCGCCGGAGCCGGTGCATGCGACGCGCTTCACCGGCCTTACCGGCTACCGCGACGGCTGGCGCGATCTCGTTGCCGGCCATGGCAGCGTCGCCAAGACGGCGGGAGGCGCACGATGA
- a CDS encoding sugar-binding transcriptional regulator, translated as MARRRQSGEGRADEGRIGVEATEQIASESRTDRLRIRAAWMYFVEQMTQNEIADVLGVGRVTIVRMLAEARARNEVKITIESELSEIVRLERALERTFGLQQALVAPLTAPNADPIPAISAKTGSFLSDTMKSGMRVGVGWGQTLFSSLPFISAKSLTDFKVISLLGGVGVVRRYNPAEFAWRFAQIFQGDGYLIPTPAVVDSVETKIALVERCGLQEVFEMANVLDAVLLSVGGIASATTFSRGGFLREADREALLARGAVGDLLFHFFDRNGDLVDHPVNSHVMSVEVDRLRAAPIRILTSGGAEKTEALLGAMHLIAPTILITDEESAKRMLEAVSAS; from the coding sequence TTGGCCAGGCGACGACAATCCGGAGAGGGGCGGGCCGACGAGGGGCGGATAGGAGTCGAAGCGACCGAGCAGATCGCTAGCGAAAGCCGGACGGACCGCCTCAGGATTCGCGCCGCGTGGATGTATTTCGTCGAGCAGATGACGCAGAACGAGATTGCCGACGTGCTTGGCGTTGGCCGCGTCACCATCGTGCGCATGCTGGCCGAGGCGCGGGCGCGCAACGAGGTGAAGATCACCATCGAGAGCGAATTGTCGGAGATCGTGCGGCTGGAGCGCGCGCTGGAGCGGACGTTTGGCCTGCAGCAGGCGCTGGTGGCGCCGCTGACCGCGCCCAATGCCGATCCGATCCCGGCAATCAGCGCCAAGACCGGCAGTTTTCTATCCGACACGATGAAATCGGGTATGCGCGTCGGTGTCGGCTGGGGCCAGACGCTGTTTTCGAGCCTGCCCTTCATCAGCGCCAAATCGCTCACCGACTTCAAGGTCATTTCGCTGCTTGGGGGTGTCGGCGTCGTGCGGCGTTACAATCCGGCCGAGTTCGCCTGGCGCTTCGCGCAAATCTTCCAGGGCGACGGCTACCTGATCCCGACGCCGGCCGTCGTCGACAGCGTCGAGACCAAGATCGCGCTGGTCGAGCGCTGCGGCCTGCAGGAGGTTTTTGAGATGGCCAACGTGCTCGATGCCGTTCTGTTGAGCGTCGGCGGCATTGCTTCGGCCACCACCTTTTCTCGCGGCGGCTTTCTCAGGGAAGCGGACCGGGAGGCCCTGCTAGCGCGCGGCGCGGTCGGCGACCTTCTGTTCCATTTCTTCGACCGCAATGGCGATCTGGTCGACCATCCCGTCAACAGCCACGTGATGTCGGTGGAGGTCGACCGTCTGCGCGCGGCGCCAATCCGCATCCTCACCTCCGGCGGTGCGGAGAAGACCGAGGCGCTGCTAGGCGCGATGCACCTGATCGCGCCGACCATCCTTATCACCGACGAGGAAAGCGCCAAGCGCATGCTCGAGGCGGTCAGCGCAAGCTGA
- a CDS encoding FGGY-family carbohydrate kinase: MMPLVIGIDIGTSGARAVAMRPDFSIAGQSAVRLDRFGQNPRDPSAWWQAVQAALTDLLSSIDRAAVRAIAVDGTSGTLLPVDYAGRPLAEPLMYNDKVADADILAAIAREAPEASAAHGATSGLAKALRFQHLTGIVAVLHQADWIAGNLSGRFDISDENNALKTGYDVEARRWPDWIAATGMRMDLLPDVVEPGDVTGTLTPAAAKLFGLPRDVVVVAGTTDGCASFLATGATSAGDGVTALGSSLTIKILSDRPISAPRFGIYSHRLGDAWLAGGASNSGGKVLAQHFPLARIIELSAAIDPTTETGLDYYPLSIAGERFPVADPALPPRLAPRPADDADYLKAMFEGMAAIEALGYRRLAELGAPALTSVRSVGGGAANKAWTAIRQRKLGVDFLPTLSDEAAAGTARLALKGASKAGLL, encoded by the coding sequence ATGATGCCCCTTGTCATCGGCATCGATATCGGCACGTCGGGCGCGCGCGCCGTCGCCATGCGCCCGGATTTTTCGATTGCCGGCCAGTCCGCAGTCCGCCTCGACAGATTCGGCCAAAATCCCCGCGACCCTTCGGCGTGGTGGCAAGCGGTCCAGGCGGCTCTGACGGATCTGCTTTCCAGCATTGACCGCGCTGCGGTCCGCGCCATCGCCGTCGACGGCACGTCGGGCACGCTGCTGCCGGTCGACTACGCCGGGCGACCCTTGGCCGAGCCGCTGATGTACAACGACAAGGTCGCCGACGCCGACATTCTGGCCGCCATCGCCCGCGAGGCGCCGGAGGCGAGCGCCGCGCATGGCGCCACTTCAGGCCTCGCCAAGGCGCTGCGCTTCCAGCATTTGACAGGCATCGTGGCCGTGCTGCACCAGGCCGACTGGATCGCCGGAAATCTGTCTGGCCGCTTCGACATCAGCGACGAGAACAATGCGCTGAAGACAGGCTATGACGTCGAGGCCCGCCGCTGGCCGGACTGGATCGCGGCCACCGGCATGCGCATGGACTTGCTACCTGACGTCGTCGAGCCGGGCGATGTCACCGGCACGCTCACCCCGGCCGCCGCGAAGCTGTTCGGCCTGCCGCGTGACGTGGTCGTGGTCGCCGGCACCACGGATGGCTGCGCCTCGTTCCTGGCGACGGGCGCCACATCAGCCGGCGACGGCGTCACGGCGCTGGGATCATCGCTGACCATCAAGATCCTGTCCGACCGCCCGATCTCGGCGCCGCGCTTCGGCATCTACAGCCATCGCCTCGGCGACGCCTGGCTCGCCGGCGGCGCGTCGAATTCCGGCGGCAAGGTGCTGGCGCAGCATTTTCCGCTGGCGCGCATCATCGAACTCAGTGCCGCAATCGACCCGACGACCGAGACCGGCCTCGACTATTATCCTCTTAGTATAGCGGGCGAACGGTTTCCCGTCGCCGACCCAGCACTGCCGCCGCGCCTTGCGCCACGCCCGGCTGACGACGCCGACTATCTCAAGGCGATGTTCGAAGGCATGGCCGCGATCGAGGCACTCGGTTACCGCCGGCTTGCCGAACTCGGCGCACCGGCGCTGACCTCGGTCAGGAGTGTCGGCGGCGGCGCAGCAAACAAGGCCTGGACGGCAATCCGGCAGCGCAAGCTCGGTGTCGATTTCCTGCCCACGCTTTCCGATGAGGCGGCCGCAGGCACGGCGCGGCTGGCACTGAAGGGTGCAAGCAAGGCGGGCCTCCTATGA
- a CDS encoding ribose ABC transporter permease, translating to MTDRTTTSVDQATVRSRRLRAAFAALGMLPVLVLLAAGFQFINPRFLTETNLLIVTQQSSINIVLAAGMTFVILTGGIDLSVGSILAAAAMVAVMVSLVPDWGLLGVPAAILVGLGFGLINGLLVAYIRLPPFIVTLGSLTAVRGIARLLGQDTTVFNSDLPFDFIGNGSLFGIPWLVIIALSVVVLSWLVLKRTVLGTWIYAVGGNAEAARLTGIKVPLVLLFVYGVSGLLAGLGGAMSAARLYAANGLQLGQSYELDAIAAVILGGTSFVGGVGSIWGTLIGGLIIAVLSNGLILAGVSDIWQYIIKGLVIIVAVALDRYRLQAGART from the coding sequence ATGACCGACAGAACGACGACGAGCGTGGATCAGGCGACGGTCAGGAGCCGGCGGCTGCGTGCGGCCTTTGCCGCGCTCGGCATGCTGCCTGTGCTGGTGCTGCTGGCGGCGGGCTTCCAGTTCATCAATCCCCGCTTCCTGACCGAGACCAACCTGCTCATCGTCACGCAGCAATCGTCGATCAATATCGTGCTTGCCGCCGGCATGACCTTCGTCATCCTGACCGGCGGCATCGACCTGTCGGTCGGTTCCATCCTCGCCGCCGCGGCGATGGTGGCGGTGATGGTGTCGCTGGTGCCGGACTGGGGCCTGCTGGGCGTGCCGGCGGCCATTCTGGTTGGTCTCGGCTTCGGCCTCATCAACGGGCTGCTCGTTGCCTATATCAGGCTGCCGCCCTTCATCGTCACGCTGGGTTCACTGACTGCCGTGCGCGGCATTGCCCGCCTGCTCGGGCAGGACACGACCGTGTTCAACTCGGACCTGCCGTTCGATTTCATCGGCAATGGTTCGCTCTTCGGCATTCCCTGGCTGGTCATCATCGCGCTCAGCGTGGTGGTGTTGTCCTGGCTGGTGCTCAAGCGCACCGTGCTCGGCACCTGGATTTACGCTGTCGGCGGCAATGCCGAGGCGGCGCGGCTGACCGGCATCAAAGTGCCGCTGGTGCTGCTCTTCGTCTATGGCGTCTCCGGCCTGCTCGCCGGTCTCGGCGGCGCCATGTCGGCGGCAAGGCTTTACGCCGCCAACGGCCTGCAGCTCGGCCAGTCCTACGAGCTCGACGCCATCGCCGCCGTCATCCTCGGCGGCACCAGCTTCGTCGGCGGCGTCGGCTCGATCTGGGGCACGCTGATCGGCGGCCTGATCATCGCGGTGCTGTCCAACGGGCTCATCTTGGCCGGTGTCTCGGACATCTGGCAGTACATCATCAAGGGATTGGTCATCATCGTGGCGGTCGCCCTCGACCGCTACCGGCTCCAGGCAGGGGCAAGAACGTGA
- a CDS encoding sugar ABC transporter ATP-binding protein has protein sequence MIAAAKTETARRPVLEMRHITKTFGAVRALQDVSLSVHAGEVHALMGENGAGKSTLMKVLSGAYRPDAGGEILIDGVPAATGDPVKARAAGIAVIYQELSLAPNLTVAQNIFLGNEPRRFGIVDRDQCSRRANEIIARLGVSFSARALVSSLSLGERQLVEIARALSTNARIIVMDEPTTSLTSRETDRLFEVIATLKAQGIAIIYISHRMEEVYQLADRVSVLRDSGYVGTLERADLNASRLVSMMVGRDLSAFYKKDHRPPDEKRAVALSVRGMSDDRLLKNCSFDLHKGEVLALAGLVGSGRTELARLIFGADRRTSGTLELDGKPVTIGSPREALDAGIAYLTEDRKELGLFLDMSISDNISMGVLARDARAGGFRDFTAAERRASKAIADLSIRTRSAQTNAGSLSGGNQQKVLLARLLETEPKVVILDEPTRGVDVGAKSEIYRLIDNLANSGIAILMISSELPEVIGVADRVLVMRDGTIAGEATASEGEPLRQEAIMELATGAAQG, from the coding sequence ATGATCGCGGCGGCCAAGACCGAGACGGCGCGCCGGCCGGTGCTGGAGATGCGCCACATCACCAAGACGTTTGGCGCAGTCCGCGCCTTGCAGGATGTGTCGCTGTCCGTTCACGCCGGTGAAGTCCACGCGCTGATGGGGGAAAACGGCGCCGGCAAATCGACGCTGATGAAGGTGCTGTCGGGCGCCTATCGCCCGGATGCCGGCGGCGAGATCCTGATCGATGGCGTGCCCGCCGCGACCGGCGATCCGGTCAAGGCGCGCGCCGCCGGCATCGCGGTGATCTATCAGGAGCTGTCGCTGGCGCCCAATCTGACGGTGGCGCAGAACATCTTCCTCGGCAATGAGCCGCGGCGCTTCGGCATTGTCGACCGCGACCAATGCAGCCGGCGTGCGAACGAAATCATCGCGCGGCTCGGCGTCTCCTTCTCGGCGCGTGCGCTGGTCTCCAGCCTGTCGCTTGGCGAGCGACAACTGGTCGAGATCGCCCGCGCCTTGTCGACCAATGCGCGCATCATCGTCATGGATGAGCCGACGACCTCGCTGACCTCGCGCGAGACCGACCGGCTGTTTGAGGTGATCGCGACGCTGAAAGCGCAAGGCATCGCCATCATCTACATCAGCCATCGCATGGAAGAGGTCTACCAGCTCGCCGACCGCGTCAGCGTGCTGCGCGACAGCGGCTATGTCGGCACGCTGGAGCGCGCCGACCTCAACGCCTCGCGGCTGGTGTCGATGATGGTCGGCCGCGATCTCTCCGCCTTCTACAAGAAGGACCATCGCCCGCCGGACGAAAAGCGCGCCGTCGCGCTCTCGGTGCGCGGCATGTCCGACGACCGTCTGCTGAAGAACTGTTCGTTCGACCTGCACAAGGGCGAGGTGCTGGCGCTGGCGGGTCTCGTCGGCTCCGGCCGCACCGAGCTTGCCCGGCTGATCTTCGGCGCCGACAGGCGGACATCAGGCACGCTGGAACTCGACGGCAAGCCTGTAACCATCGGCTCGCCGCGCGAGGCGCTCGATGCCGGCATCGCTTATCTCACCGAGGACCGCAAGGAACTCGGCCTGTTCCTCGACATGTCTATTTCCGACAACATCAGCATGGGCGTGCTGGCCAGGGACGCGCGGGCCGGCGGATTTCGCGACTTCACCGCCGCCGAAAGGCGCGCGTCAAAGGCCATTGCGGACCTGTCGATCCGCACCCGCTCGGCGCAGACCAATGCCGGCTCGCTGTCGGGCGGCAACCAGCAGAAGGTGCTGCTTGCCCGACTGCTGGAGACCGAGCCGAAGGTCGTCATCCTCGACGAGCCGACCCGTGGCGTCGATGTCGGCGCCAAGTCGGAAATCTACCGGCTGATCGACAATCTCGCCAACAGCGGCATCGCCATCCTGATGATCTCCAGCGAATTGCCCGAGGTGATCGGCGTCGCCGACCGCGTGCTGGTGATGCGCGACGGCACTATCGCGGGCGAGGCGACGGCATCCGAAGGCGAGCCGCTGCGCCAGGAAGCGATCATGGAACTTGCGACGGGAGCGGCCCAGGGATGA
- a CDS encoding class II aldolase/adducin family protein: MATQADAQELAALRALSASIGLNPHMTQAAGGNTSLKAGDTLWIKASGTWLKDALTHDIVVPVAMAPLLKAVDERDPAADTPQAFAIDELNPRGLRPSIETTVHALMPQRVVLHVHCVDTISLAVQTDGEAEVARRLAGIEWAYVPYCRPGLPLARGIAEKLRPGVDVLILGNHGLVVAAETVAEADRLLRRVRSLLARPARATAAPDIAALTELAADSFYRLPADAEAHAVAIDPESRRMAEAGSLYPDHVIFLGPGSVVARPGEDAAGVTARLGAAPMAILFPGTGALMRRDASAGADAMQRCLADVTARVDVAARLNYLTAAENDELVNWDAEQYRQKLNAAGG; the protein is encoded by the coding sequence ATGGCAACCCAAGCTGATGCGCAGGAACTGGCAGCCTTGCGGGCTCTTTCAGCCAGCATCGGGCTAAACCCGCATATGACCCAGGCGGCGGGTGGCAACACTTCGCTCAAGGCCGGCGACACGCTGTGGATCAAGGCATCCGGCACCTGGCTGAAGGATGCGCTCACCCACGACATCGTGGTGCCGGTGGCGATGGCGCCGCTGCTCAAGGCGGTCGACGAGCGCGATCCGGCCGCCGACACGCCGCAGGCCTTTGCAATCGATGAACTCAATCCGCGCGGCCTGCGCCCGTCGATCGAAACCACGGTGCACGCCTTGATGCCGCAACGCGTGGTGCTGCATGTGCATTGCGTCGACACGATTTCGCTTGCCGTGCAGACCGATGGCGAGGCCGAGGTCGCCAGGCGGCTCGCCGGCATCGAATGGGCTTACGTACCCTACTGCCGGCCAGGCCTGCCGCTTGCCCGCGGCATTGCCGAGAAACTGCGCCCTGGTGTCGACGTGCTAATCCTTGGCAATCACGGGCTGGTCGTCGCCGCCGAAACCGTCGCCGAGGCGGACCGCCTGCTCCGCCGCGTCCGGTCACTGCTGGCGCGCCCGGCGCGCGCGACCGCCGCGCCCGACATCGCGGCTCTGACGGAGCTTGCCGCTGACAGCTTCTACCGATTGCCGGCGGATGCCGAAGCCCATGCGGTCGCAATCGATCCGGAAAGCCGCCGCATGGCTGAAGCCGGCAGCCTCTATCCTGACCATGTCATCTTCCTCGGCCCGGGCTCGGTGGTGGCGAGACCGGGTGAGGATGCGGCCGGTGTCACCGCACGGCTCGGCGCGGCGCCCATGGCGATCCTGTTTCCCGGCACCGGCGCGCTGATGCGCCGCGACGCCAGCGCCGGCGCCGACGCCATGCAGCGCTGCCTCGCCGATGTGACGGCACGCGTCGATGTCGCGGCACGATTGAACTATCTCACCGCCGCCGAGAATGATGAACTGGTCAATTGGGACGCCGAGCAGTATCGCCAGAAGCTGAATGCCGCAGGCGGCTAG
- a CDS encoding DeoR/GlpR family DNA-binding transcription regulator, which produces MSDLGRQRQIVELLRDRPFASVRELQERLGVSAATVRRDIDRIDEAGEARKVYGGISALDGASQAGVAYARPYDENRDLAVEAKRQIAALAATMVRDGDAVIVHGGSTCFHLGVKLADRNIRLYTNSMPLAAYLSDHGHCSLTVAGGDLHREPGIIHSQTQATPFYASKFFLGAQGLNQEGLLESHPLLVRSIVELSLCADQIVVLADSRKLSIHARNVALPLARIGTLVTDDGLSDTDARMLEDAGVMVRIASTSGAVP; this is translated from the coding sequence TTGAGCGACCTCGGCCGCCAGCGTCAGATCGTCGAATTGCTGCGGGACCGCCCGTTCGCCTCGGTGCGCGAGCTGCAGGAGCGGCTTGGCGTTTCGGCGGCGACGGTGAGGCGCGATATCGATCGAATCGACGAGGCCGGCGAGGCGCGGAAGGTCTATGGCGGCATCTCAGCGCTCGACGGCGCTTCACAGGCAGGCGTTGCCTATGCCCGACCCTATGATGAGAACCGCGACCTCGCGGTCGAAGCCAAGCGACAGATCGCTGCTCTCGCAGCGACCATGGTGCGCGACGGTGACGCGGTCATCGTCCATGGCGGCTCGACGTGTTTCCATCTCGGCGTCAAGCTCGCCGACCGCAACATCCGCCTCTACACCAATTCGATGCCGCTCGCGGCCTATCTCAGCGACCATGGCCATTGCAGCCTGACGGTTGCCGGTGGCGACCTGCATCGCGAGCCCGGCATCATCCATTCGCAGACTCAGGCAACGCCCTTCTACGCCTCGAAGTTCTTTCTCGGCGCGCAAGGCCTCAACCAGGAGGGACTGCTGGAATCGCATCCGTTGCTGGTGCGCTCCATCGTTGAACTCAGCCTCTGCGCCGACCAGATCGTGGTGTTGGCCGACAGCCGCAAACTGTCGATCCACGCGCGCAATGTCGCCCTGCCGCTGGCGCGCATCGGCACGCTGGTGACTGACGACGGCCTCTCCGACACCGATGCACGCATGCTGGAAGACGCCGGCGTCATGGTGCGGATTGCGTCCACCTCGGGAGCCGTCCCGTGA
- a CDS encoding TIGR01459 family HAD-type hydrolase, which produces MSAKTIERLDGIGPLAERYQVFLLDQFGVLHDGQGPYPGAVEALSALKRAGKTVVLISNSGKRARPNEDRLLKLGFAAGSWDHFVSSGEVAWRSFDDMAASGKLRPETKCLLISRDNDRTAIEGLPFLLTKAGEDAELVLISASEGDRYDLDHYRQLLAPAAARKVPCFCTNPDRIMLTAVGPRFGAGEIADLYESLGGSVTRIGKPYPAIFDAALALAGEPDRKSVVCIGDSVEHDISGGNGAGIATALVLGGILADTPDLAAVFDEQQAWPDYITGSFSLR; this is translated from the coding sequence ATGAGTGCGAAAACCATCGAACGCCTCGACGGCATCGGACCGCTGGCTGAGCGCTACCAGGTCTTCCTGCTCGACCAGTTCGGTGTGCTGCATGACGGCCAGGGTCCTTATCCAGGAGCGGTGGAGGCGTTGTCGGCGCTGAAGCGCGCCGGCAAGACGGTGGTGCTGATCTCCAATTCCGGCAAGCGCGCCAGGCCCAATGAGGATCGCCTGCTGAAGCTCGGCTTCGCCGCCGGCAGTTGGGACCATTTTGTCTCCTCCGGCGAGGTTGCATGGCGGTCCTTTGATGACATGGCGGCATCGGGAAAGCTGCGCCCTGAGACAAAATGCTTGCTGATCAGCCGCGACAACGACCGCACGGCGATCGAAGGCCTGCCCTTCTTGCTGACGAAGGCCGGTGAAGACGCCGAACTGGTGCTGATCTCGGCCAGCGAGGGCGATCGCTACGACCTCGACCATTACCGCCAGCTGCTCGCCCCGGCGGCAGCGCGAAAGGTGCCGTGCTTCTGCACCAATCCCGACAGGATCATGCTGACGGCGGTCGGACCCCGCTTCGGCGCCGGCGAGATCGCCGATCTCTACGAAAGCCTGGGCGGCAGCGTCACCCGCATCGGCAAGCCCTATCCAGCGATTTTCGACGCGGCCCTGGCGCTGGCCGGCGAGCCGGACCGCAAAAGCGTGGTCTGCATCGGCGACAGCGTCGAGCACGACATATCAGGTGGCAACGGCGCCGGCATCGCCACGGCGCTGGTGCTCGGCGGAATATTGGCGGACACACCGGATCTTGCCGCCGTTTTCGACGAGCAGCAGGCCTGGCCCGATTACATCACGGGGTCCTTCAGCTTGCGCTGA